The Euwallacea similis isolate ESF13 chromosome 15, ESF131.1, whole genome shotgun sequence genome has a window encoding:
- the LOC136413729 gene encoding uncharacterized protein has product MGTVIFGSGHATSVLGLLKLAEIISCLLGVILVLAGSLWTNDLINAFLAATCIGIIISGIIFIYCSSTSASSNLKALRYNFVLLGALFIFLIIVSPIVISKYYTKCHTAGGVFGLIGSLLYFIDAGISYKSYGF; this is encoded by the exons ATGGGG ACTGTTATATTTGGCTCCGGTCACGCCACCTCGGTATTAGGCTTATTGAAACTGGCGGAAATC ataTCATGCCTTTTGGGTGTCATTCTTGTATTAGCAGGATCTCTTTGGACGAATGACCTAATCAACGCCTTTTTGGCTGCTACCTGCATAGGAATAATTATATCCGGAATAATATTCATCTACTGCTCAAGTACCTCAGCCTCGTCAAACCTAAAAGCACTGAGGTATAACTTTGTGCTCCTCGGTGCTTTGTTCATATTCCTGATCATTGTGTCCCCGATAGTGATTTCTAAATATTATACTAAATGTCACACAGCGGGAGGG GTATTTGGATTGATCGGATCTCTACTTTACTTCATAGACGCTGGGATAAGCTATAAATCCTACGGGttttaa
- the LOC136413829 gene encoding uncharacterized protein — MVHLNDFHHTRDFNSFYWKNYQLNQWVSNPWNILRYLYFMMGKSKKKPSRPQITLQSLFILSHLGLFMVLASWFLCYTEFYQTCSKTMVKLMKLILVGILMNITVLLFVLNRGRMHTIEQNCTFALALLYTAATFYTYQSAI, encoded by the exons ATGGTacatttaaatgattttcatCATACCCGagattttaattcattttactGGAAAAACTACCAATTAAACCAGTGGGTTTCCAATCCCTGGAACATCCTTCGTTATTTGTATTTCATGATGGGAAAATCCAAGAAGAAACCTAGCAGACCTCAAATAACCTTACAATCATTGTTCATTCTGAGCCACCTAGGCCTTTTCATGGTGCTTGCAAGTTGGTTCTTGTGCTATACTGAATTTTATCAAACCTGCTCTAAAACAATGGTAAAGCTAATGAAATTGATTCTAGTGGGAATCTTGATGAATATTACAGTTCTTCTTTTCGTGCTAAACCGAGGTAGAATGCATACCATAGAGCAA AATTGCACGTTTGCCCTGGCACTGCTGTATACAGCTGCAACATTCTATACTTATCAATCAGCAATTTAG